In the Glycine max cultivar Williams 82 chromosome 6, Glycine_max_v4.0, whole genome shotgun sequence genome, TTCTGGCACTACCTGACCAGACAATGCATTGAGGCTTAACTGTGCTGGTGGAGGGTCTGAAATGAGTTCTGGAAGAAGAGGTTGCTGCTCATTGGACTCTAAAGCCGCATCGTCATCTTCAACAATCAGCAGGAAAAGGGAAGAGGAACACTTATGTCCTCTCAAGTATTTTTCATCACACTGAAACCATAGTCCCTTTTCTTGCCATAAGGCCAATTCTTCTGGAGTTAGTCTCTTGAATGGAATGCTGGAAGAAGCTGTTTGTGCCGGTGTTGGTAACAGTGGGGGGTTGGTGGATGGAGTGGGTAATAGCGATGGTCGAGAGCTTGAGGAAGCTCCTACAACTGACGAAGGTCGAAATGTCCTTCATGCATCGTTCTGCTTTTCTTCTTGCAACCTAGCATATGCTACTTCCTGACTCAACGAAACTGGTTGCAGAACTTGGACCTCACGGCAGATCGCCGGATTTAATCCAGAAATGAAGCAACTCAAGGCAATTGAAGAAGGAAACCCTATGATACGATTTGCTAAAGCTTCAAATTCAAAGAGATAGTTGTTTATCATTGTTCGCTGCTGCAGTTTGCATAGCAAACCAGTTGGATCTTTGTACGTTGTTGACGCAAATCGCGAATGAAGAGCATGAAGGAATGCTGGCCAGGACGATAATTGGCCGTTTCGATGCATCCATTGAAACCAAGCCAATGTCTGTCCTTCCATATAAAATGATGCGATCGTTAATCTTTCGTGATCTGGTGTTGTATGATACTCAAAGAACTGCGTTATCTTGAAGATCCAGCCTGTGGCATCGGAACCGTCGAATCTTGGAACATCGAGCTTCATCCGATGTGGTGCTGTGTGCAATCCCGATGCTGAGAACGGTGTCGTCTCCAGTTGTGTTTGTTGTGGATTGCACCGATTTGCTTCGAGGTGCGCCATTCGTTCTGCAAGGTTTTCCATCTTTGCTTCGAACGACGCTGCAAATTTCGCGAATAATTCCTCCATTTTTTCCGATGACAGAGCTTTCGATCGCGTGCCTTCCGCCATACTTGCTACGAAATGCGTCAATGAAAGTACCAATGATACCTAACTTTTAAGGGCTAGGGAACCTCCTTGCTAACAACATGAAACCTAAGAGGAGCAGTGGTATTCGCAGAGAAGGAAGAAGGATTCTAGCACGAAGGGAGATTATAGAGAAGAGACGAGGGAGAGAATTCAGGAGGAAGAAAAAGCTTCTGGATATTCTTATTCATTATACGAAGCTT is a window encoding:
- the LOC102665258 gene encoding uncharacterized protein is translated as MAEGTRSKALSSEKMEELFAKFAASFEAKMENLAERMAHLEANRCNPQQTQLETTPFSASGLHTAPHRMKLDVPRFDGSDATGWIFKITQFFEYHTTPDHERLTIASFYMEGQTLAWFQWMHRNGQLSSWPAFLHALHSRFASTTYKDPTGLLCKLQQRTMINNYLFEFEALANRIIGFPSSIALSCFISGLNPAICREVQVLQPVSLRASSSSRPSLLPTPSTNPPLLPTPAQTASSSIPFKRLTPEELALWQEKGLWFQCDEKYLRGHKCSSSLFLLIVEDDDAALESNEQQPLLPELISDPPPAQLSLNALSGQVVPETLRMQGYIKRQPVSILIDGASTHNFVHHKVVMTLGLNTTAMSPLRVTVGNGDKLQCQQTCPNIEVTIQQHAFVIDFHVLPICGVDLVLGVQWLKTLGPVLTDYTTLTMKFMVVGHLVELQGEHGQALESISSSQLRRMIHTDGASTLFHIRLEPHSSSSGEITPIPKEIEDLLDQYSQLFQPLVDLPPSRTTDHAINIIPNATLMNVRPYRYPHFQKKEIEDQISSMLDKGFIRPNASPFSSPVLLVKKKDGP